A stretch of the Polyangiaceae bacterium genome encodes the following:
- a CDS encoding tryptophan 2,3-dioxygenase produces the protein MGPTYWDYLKLDRLLDLQGGVEGDESALMPDELHFIIVHQAYELWFKLVLRELRDARDHLAAPRVPEDEVPYVVHHLRRVTEIMKLAVDQFRVMETLTPQDFLAFRDKLIPASGFQSFQLRELEILLGLDDKERIAYAGADPLEHIRALSATSPGGKLAWSRIEKARSELSLRAAMHEWLYRTPLQGSSPNDPADAAAVQRFVSDYFAALQRSNQQKTENLKAALGGDAAAIEQRMREGEAAAKRFLFAEDAPAAERGRIMRVRAGVLFIESYRELPLLAWPRLLIDSVVELEEQLVLFRSRHARMVERIIGRRVGTGGSSGVDYLDQTARYRIFDELWSVRTILLAKEHLPKLERAEAYGFAT, from the coding sequence ATGGGGCCGACCTACTGGGACTACCTGAAGCTCGATCGCCTGCTCGACCTGCAAGGCGGGGTCGAGGGCGACGAGAGCGCGCTCATGCCCGACGAGCTGCACTTCATCATCGTGCACCAGGCCTACGAGCTCTGGTTCAAGCTGGTGCTGCGCGAGCTGCGCGACGCCCGCGACCACCTGGCGGCGCCGCGGGTGCCGGAGGACGAGGTCCCTTACGTGGTGCACCACCTGCGACGGGTCACCGAGATCATGAAGCTCGCGGTCGATCAGTTTCGCGTGATGGAGACGCTCACGCCGCAGGATTTCCTGGCCTTCCGCGACAAGCTGATCCCGGCCAGCGGCTTCCAGTCCTTCCAGCTCCGAGAGCTCGAGATCTTGCTCGGCCTCGACGACAAGGAGCGCATCGCCTACGCGGGCGCCGATCCCCTCGAGCACATCCGCGCCCTGTCCGCGACGTCGCCGGGGGGGAAGCTCGCCTGGAGCCGCATCGAGAAGGCGCGGAGCGAGCTCAGCCTGCGCGCGGCGATGCACGAGTGGCTGTACCGAACACCGCTCCAGGGCTCGAGCCCGAACGACCCCGCCGACGCCGCGGCGGTCCAGCGCTTCGTCTCGGACTACTTCGCCGCGCTCCAGCGCTCGAACCAGCAGAAGACGGAGAACCTGAAGGCGGCGCTCGGGGGCGACGCCGCGGCGATCGAGCAGCGCATGCGCGAAGGTGAAGCCGCCGCCAAGCGCTTCTTGTTCGCCGAAGACGCCCCGGCCGCCGAGCGGGGCCGGATCATGCGCGTCCGCGCCGGCGTGCTGTTCATCGAGAGCTACCGCGAGCTGCCGCTTCTGGCCTGGCCGCGCCTGCTCATCGACTCCGTGGTGGAGCTCGAGGAGCAGCTGGTCTTGTTCCGCTCGCGACACGCGCGCATGGTCGAGCGCATCATCGGGCGCCGCGTCGGCACCGGCGGCTCGAGCGGCGTCGACTACCTGGATCAGACGGCGCGCTATCGCATCTTCGACGAGCTCTGGTCGGTGCGGACGATCCTCCTGGCCAAGGAGCACCTGCCGAAGCTCGAACGCGCCGAGGCCTACGGCTTCGCGACCTGA
- a CDS encoding metallophosphoesterase — MSAQFRVRRFAGPSAHVGALSHLRIAHLTDLHVGRVTSEAVQETAVELTNREHPDVVVITGDFVCHSQLYLDQLSWLISSFDAPVVCVLGNHDYWAGAAEVRHALSRGGAEVLSNQHTTLTFRGQRLQIVGLDDAYTGHASYDDAVRGLSPGLPTIGLSHIAEEADALWAHGVPLVLSGHTHAGQVTLARLHELAIGRLAGHRYVHGLYGARNGAGSFPGAVYVGAGVGASVMPLRIGERGRRELTIFELGHEPGSFEEPLDEQAPGPGRAPSPKKRYQRAAAVVHKEHQRQKRARAQVAKP; from the coding sequence CTGTCCGCCCAGTTTCGCGTGCGGCGCTTCGCGGGCCCGAGCGCCCACGTCGGGGCGCTTTCGCACCTGCGCATCGCACACCTGACCGACCTGCACGTCGGGCGCGTCACCTCCGAGGCCGTGCAGGAGACGGCGGTCGAGCTCACCAACCGCGAGCATCCCGACGTCGTCGTCATCACCGGCGACTTCGTGTGTCACAGCCAGCTCTACCTGGACCAGCTGTCGTGGTTGATCTCGAGCTTCGACGCGCCCGTGGTGTGCGTGCTCGGCAACCATGACTACTGGGCTGGCGCGGCCGAGGTGAGACACGCGCTTTCGCGCGGCGGCGCCGAGGTGCTCTCGAACCAGCACACCACGCTCACGTTCCGGGGCCAGCGCTTGCAGATCGTCGGGCTCGACGACGCCTACACGGGTCACGCTTCGTACGACGACGCGGTGCGGGGACTCTCGCCCGGCCTCCCGACGATCGGGCTCTCGCACATCGCGGAGGAGGCGGACGCGCTCTGGGCCCACGGGGTTCCGCTCGTGCTCTCGGGTCACACTCACGCGGGTCAGGTGACGCTCGCTCGGCTGCACGAGCTGGCCATCGGTCGGCTCGCGGGACACCGCTACGTGCACGGCCTGTACGGCGCGCGGAACGGCGCGGGCTCGTTTCCGGGCGCGGTCTACGTGGGGGCCGGCGTCGGCGCCTCGGTGATGCCCTTGCGGATCGGGGAACGCGGACGGCGCGAGCTCACCATCTTCGAGCTGGGACACGAGCCGGGGAGCTTCGAGGAGCCGCTCGACGAGCAAGCCCCCGGCCCCGGTCGCGCCCCTTCACCCAAGAAGCGCTACCAACGCGCCGCCGCGGTGGTCCACAAGGAGCACCAGCGCCAGAAGCGAGCTCGGGCTCAGGTCGCGAAGCCGTAG
- a CDS encoding acyl-CoA dehydrogenase family protein, whose translation MVDTSVSFMSSLCMGIIEEQVLIPYPSMAPEQKETLHGVIDSIKQLLGPRSDDFRKWDRAGEMPSTFIEELKQFGLFGLVIPEEYGGLGFKSAAYARTLQEIAKHDASVAVTIGAHSSIGMRGLLLFGTDDQKQRYLAKLASGEMIAAFALTEAGAGSDAAALKTRAERDGDDWVLNGNKLWITNGGMADFFTVFARTGELEGKPHISAFIVTRDMPGVSVGPHEDKMGLRASSTTTVHFDNVRVPHANLLGEENKGFKVAMAILNNGRTGLGGGAIGGMKKLIELSTKYANERVTFGKPIREYGMIKLKVGQMVVDCYATEAVVDMVAALIDNGYQDYAVEAAISKVFASEALWRAADEALQVAGGNGYMCEYPYERMIRDARINRIFEGTNEILRLFIALTAMNDVGSQLKELSSSVRGIFDDPIKGFGVLRQYALKQASLVTGIPRARSRFTLVRPELHEATTVFEELTRHLAAAVDRILRKHGRNIIGKQLASRRLANIMIDLFVLACVIARVNASLEALGPEKAAKEIDLLKVFAGQVQRRVKHAFGLIDINDDELIKGLADHAFEAEKFSWDNV comes from the coding sequence ATGGTCGACACCAGCGTCAGCTTCATGAGCTCCCTGTGCATGGGCATCATCGAAGAGCAGGTCCTGATCCCCTATCCCAGCATGGCCCCGGAGCAGAAGGAGACGCTCCACGGCGTGATCGACTCGATCAAGCAGCTGCTCGGCCCTCGCAGCGACGACTTCCGCAAGTGGGATCGGGCCGGCGAAATGCCGAGCACCTTCATCGAGGAGCTCAAGCAGTTCGGCCTGTTCGGCCTCGTCATCCCCGAGGAGTACGGCGGGCTCGGGTTCAAGAGCGCAGCGTACGCCCGCACCTTGCAGGAGATCGCGAAGCACGACGCCTCGGTCGCCGTGACCATCGGAGCCCACAGCTCCATCGGCATGCGCGGCCTCCTCTTGTTCGGGACCGACGATCAAAAGCAGCGCTACCTCGCCAAGCTGGCGAGCGGCGAGATGATCGCGGCCTTCGCCTTGACCGAGGCCGGAGCAGGTTCGGACGCCGCCGCCCTGAAGACCCGCGCGGAGCGCGACGGCGACGACTGGGTCCTGAACGGCAACAAGCTCTGGATCACCAACGGCGGCATGGCGGACTTCTTCACCGTCTTCGCCCGCACCGGCGAGCTGGAAGGCAAGCCGCACATTTCGGCCTTCATCGTCACCCGTGACATGCCCGGGGTGAGCGTCGGGCCGCACGAAGACAAGATGGGCCTCAGGGCCAGCTCGACCACCACCGTCCATTTCGACAACGTCCGCGTACCGCACGCCAACCTCCTGGGCGAGGAGAACAAGGGCTTCAAGGTCGCGATGGCGATCCTGAACAACGGCCGCACGGGGCTCGGCGGCGGCGCCATCGGCGGCATGAAGAAGCTGATCGAGCTCTCCACGAAGTACGCCAACGAGCGGGTCACGTTCGGCAAGCCCATCCGCGAGTACGGGATGATCAAGCTGAAGGTCGGGCAGATGGTCGTGGACTGCTATGCGACGGAAGCCGTGGTCGACATGGTCGCGGCACTGATCGACAACGGCTACCAGGACTACGCCGTCGAAGCCGCCATCAGCAAGGTCTTCGCCAGTGAGGCGCTCTGGCGTGCGGCGGACGAAGCGCTGCAAGTAGCCGGCGGCAACGGCTACATGTGTGAGTACCCGTACGAGCGCATGATCCGCGACGCGCGCATCAACCGCATCTTCGAGGGCACCAACGAGATCTTGAGGCTGTTCATCGCGCTGACGGCCATGAACGACGTGGGCAGCCAGTTGAAGGAGCTGTCCTCGAGCGTGCGCGGTATCTTCGACGACCCGATCAAGGGCTTCGGAGTGCTGCGCCAGTACGCGCTGAAGCAGGCCAGCCTGGTCACCGGGATCCCTCGCGCGCGCAGCCGCTTCACGCTCGTCCGCCCGGAGCTCCACGAGGCGACGACCGTGTTCGAGGAGCTGACGCGGCACCTTGCGGCGGCGGTGGACCGCATCCTGCGCAAGCACGGCCGCAACATCATCGGCAAGCAGCTCGCGTCGCGCCGGCTCGCGAACATCATGATCGACCTGTTCGTGCTGGCGTGCGTGATCGCGCGGGTCAACGCCTCACTCGAGGCGCTCGGCCCGGAGAAGGCGGCCAAGGAGATCGACCTCCTCAAGGTGTTCGCCGGGCAGGTTCAGCGCCGGGTGAAGCACGCCTTCGGCCTGATCGACATCAACGACGACGAGCTGATCAAGGGGCTGGCCGATCACGCGTTCGAGGCGGAGAAATTCAGCTGGGACAACGTGTGA